In one Cystobacter fuscus DSM 2262 genomic region, the following are encoded:
- a CDS encoding glycoside hydrolase family 15 protein produces the protein MNGEKTARPPAIEDHGVIGDLRTVALVATDGTLDWLCFPHFDSPTVFAALLDADKGGHFRIQPEAQSGQPEVVHKQFYWPDTNVLVTRFYSENGVGELVDFMPLGTQESVRMVVRRIRVVRGEMTFRMECLPAFNYARDEHSVRMLDHGVSFLSPSLSLTLATKAKLETDGKRVTSRFTLREGQSMVFVLTEGAPQSCARQAMGHESAEGLFRDTVIYWRHWLSQCTYRGRWRETVYRSALALKLMTFEPSGAIVAAPTCSLPESPGGGRNWDYRFVWIRDAAFTVYALLRIGFSDEAGAFMRWLEQRIAELGDDEPLPLMFALDGSKVPQEEELSHLAGYRDSRPVRIGNEAAHNHLQLDIYGELMDGVYLYNKHGAPISYDFWSHLRRLMNWLCDNWRRKDESIWEVRSGRQHFVYSKMMCWVALDRAIRLASKRSFPSDLARWIHERDAMFEEIMDQGWCQERGTFVQYYGAKALDASVLLMPLVFFLSPVDPRMLSTVELIRKPPKQGGLTSDGLVFRYDSEASQDGLTGGEGTFNLCTFWLVEAMTRASVTRPDLLDEARLLFERMLGYASHLGLFAEQTGPAGEALGNFPQALTHLSLISAAYNLDRALGAGD, from the coding sequence ATGAACGGGGAGAAGACAGCGCGACCACCCGCCATCGAGGACCATGGCGTGATTGGAGATCTGCGCACGGTGGCGCTGGTGGCGACCGACGGCACGCTGGACTGGTTGTGCTTTCCGCACTTCGACAGCCCGACCGTCTTCGCCGCGCTGTTGGACGCGGACAAGGGAGGCCACTTCCGCATCCAGCCGGAGGCCCAATCAGGCCAGCCGGAGGTGGTGCACAAGCAGTTCTACTGGCCGGACACCAATGTGCTGGTGACTCGCTTCTACAGCGAGAACGGCGTGGGCGAGCTCGTGGACTTCATGCCCCTGGGCACCCAGGAGTCGGTGCGCATGGTGGTGCGGCGCATCCGCGTGGTGCGCGGGGAGATGACCTTTCGCATGGAGTGTCTGCCCGCCTTCAACTACGCGCGGGACGAGCACTCGGTGCGGATGCTCGACCACGGGGTGAGCTTCCTGTCCCCCTCGCTCAGCCTGACGCTCGCCACGAAGGCGAAGCTGGAGACGGACGGCAAGCGCGTCACCTCGCGCTTCACCCTGCGCGAGGGCCAGTCCATGGTGTTCGTCCTGACCGAGGGCGCGCCCCAATCCTGCGCCCGGCAGGCCATGGGGCACGAGTCCGCCGAGGGGTTGTTCCGCGACACGGTGATCTACTGGCGGCACTGGCTGTCGCAGTGCACCTACCGGGGGCGCTGGCGCGAGACGGTGTACCGCTCGGCGCTCGCGCTCAAGTTGATGACGTTCGAGCCCTCGGGGGCCATCGTGGCCGCGCCCACGTGCAGTCTGCCGGAGTCCCCCGGCGGCGGGCGCAACTGGGACTACCGTTTCGTGTGGATCCGCGACGCGGCCTTCACGGTGTACGCGCTGTTGCGCATCGGGTTCTCGGACGAGGCGGGCGCGTTCATGCGCTGGTTGGAGCAGCGCATCGCGGAGCTGGGCGACGACGAGCCGCTCCCGCTCATGTTCGCGCTGGATGGCAGCAAGGTGCCCCAGGAGGAGGAGCTGTCGCACCTGGCGGGCTATCGCGACTCCCGCCCGGTGCGCATCGGCAACGAGGCGGCGCACAACCATCTGCAGCTCGACATCTACGGCGAGCTGATGGACGGCGTGTACCTGTACAACAAGCACGGGGCGCCCATCAGCTATGACTTCTGGAGCCACCTGCGCCGGCTGATGAACTGGCTGTGTGACAACTGGCGGCGCAAGGACGAGAGCATCTGGGAGGTGCGCTCGGGGCGGCAGCACTTCGTGTACTCGAAGATGATGTGCTGGGTGGCGTTGGATCGGGCCATCCGCCTGGCCAGCAAACGCAGCTTCCCCTCGGACCTCGCCCGGTGGATCCACGAGCGTGACGCCATGTTCGAGGAGATCATGGATCAGGGCTGGTGCCAGGAGCGGGGCACCTTCGTGCAGTACTACGGCGCCAAGGCCCTGGACGCGTCCGTGCTGCTGATGCCGCTGGTCTTCTTCCTGTCACCGGTGGACCCGCGCATGCTCTCCACCGTGGAGCTCATCCGCAAGCCGCCCAAGCAGGGGGGCCTCACGTCGGACGGGCTCGTGTTCCGCTACGACTCGGAGGCCAGCCAGGACGGGCTCACGGGCGGAGAGGGCACGTTCAACCTGTGCACCTTCTGGCTCGTGGAGGCGATGACGCGCGCGAGTGTCACCCGGCCGGACCTGCTGGACGAGGCCCGGCTCCTCTTCGAGCGGATGCTCGGCTACGCCAGCCACCTGGGCCTGTTCGCCGAGCAGACGGGACCGGCGGGCGAGGCCCTCGGCAACTTCCCCCAGGCCCTCACCCACCTGTCGCTCATCAGCGCCGCGTACAACCTGGACCGGGCGCTCGGCGCGGGCGACTGA
- a CDS encoding TIGR04222 domain-containing membrane protein produces the protein MNPLDWNGQQFLAVYGPFLLLVCVGAVIWKRLLNRPAGVPTVAELDMNPYLAATLEGEDAAVRAAVVALVHDGALKFGEEDEELSVAKALPTRALELERAVHAAVAEDKTSLGELREAARAELSRISQSLRARGFMRTPEQDSRYRHHPRLLLLAALGLGFMKVMVGFSRGRPVSFLVLLILVGGAVGFALLSGSSRLTPRGREALRLLRKRHEPLRTTAASEGGAQTMSARDVALATALFGVGGLALVGAHPLLRDYLFPPSPGGGGGSGGDSSSSSGFSSDSGGSSCSGFSSDSGGSSDSGGSSCSSGSSGCGGCGGGGGGGD, from the coding sequence ATGAATCCGCTGGATTGGAATGGGCAGCAGTTCCTCGCCGTGTACGGGCCGTTCCTCCTGCTCGTCTGCGTGGGGGCGGTGATCTGGAAACGCCTGCTCAACCGACCGGCCGGAGTCCCCACCGTCGCCGAGCTGGACATGAACCCCTATCTGGCGGCCACGCTGGAGGGCGAGGACGCGGCGGTGAGGGCGGCCGTGGTGGCGCTCGTGCACGACGGCGCGCTGAAGTTCGGGGAAGAGGATGAGGAGTTGAGCGTCGCCAAGGCCCTGCCCACGCGGGCGCTGGAGCTCGAGCGGGCCGTGCATGCCGCGGTGGCCGAGGACAAGACGTCGCTCGGGGAGTTGCGCGAGGCGGCTCGGGCGGAGCTCTCCCGGATCTCCCAGTCCCTGCGGGCGCGGGGCTTCATGCGCACGCCCGAGCAGGACTCCCGCTACAGGCACCATCCCCGGCTGCTCCTGCTCGCGGCGCTCGGGCTCGGGTTCATGAAGGTGATGGTGGGCTTCTCCCGGGGCAGGCCCGTGAGCTTCCTCGTGCTGCTGATCCTCGTGGGAGGAGCGGTGGGGTTCGCGTTGCTGAGCGGAAGCTCCCGGCTCACTCCCCGGGGCCGGGAGGCGCTGAGACTGCTGCGCAAGCGTCATGAGCCCCTGCGCACCACCGCCGCCTCGGAGGGCGGCGCCCAGACGATGAGCGCGCGCGACGTGGCCCTGGCGACGGCGCTCTTCGGGGTGGGCGGGCTCGCGCTGGTGGGCGCCCATCCCCTCCTGCGCGACTACCTGTTTCCCCCGAGCCCCGGGGGAGGCGGCGGTTCCGGAGGGGACAGCTCGAGCAGCAGCGGTTTCAGCAGTGACAGCGGTGGAAGCAGTTGCAGCGGTTTCAGCAGTGACAGCGGTGGAAGCAGTGACAGCGGTGGAAGCAGTTGCAGCAGCGGGAGCAGCGGCTGCGGCGGCTGTGGGGGAGGCGGAGGAGGTGGGGATTGA
- a CDS encoding DUF692 domain-containing protein, giving the protein MKRLEGVGLGWRRQLAHFIDTWEGLGFVEVLAEQLDERGALPEPLVQLKERGVPVVVHGVSLGLGGAEPPSSARLSRLARLAERLGAVCVSEHLAFVRAGGLESGHLLPVARHEESLEVLADNIRRAEAALPVPLALENVASLFEWPGPAFSEAGLLTGVLERTGAGVLLDVANLYANALNLGTDARAVLAAVPRERLCYVHVAGGVRHGGLYHDTHAHALPEGPLALLEELTARVGPVPALLERDDRFPPVEELAGELEAMRAAMARGAARREAA; this is encoded by the coding sequence TTGAAGCGGCTCGAGGGCGTGGGACTGGGCTGGCGGCGACAGCTCGCGCACTTCATCGACACCTGGGAGGGATTGGGTTTCGTGGAGGTACTGGCCGAGCAGTTGGATGAGCGGGGCGCCCTGCCCGAGCCGCTCGTGCAGCTCAAGGAGCGCGGGGTGCCGGTGGTGGTGCATGGGGTGTCGCTGGGGCTGGGCGGCGCCGAGCCTCCCTCGTCCGCGCGGCTCTCCCGGCTGGCGCGGCTCGCCGAGCGTCTGGGCGCGGTGTGTGTGAGCGAGCACCTGGCGTTCGTGCGCGCGGGGGGCCTGGAGTCCGGGCACCTCTTGCCGGTGGCGCGCCACGAGGAGTCGCTGGAGGTGCTCGCGGACAACATCCGGCGGGCCGAGGCGGCGCTGCCCGTGCCCCTGGCGCTGGAGAACGTGGCGAGCCTCTTCGAGTGGCCCGGGCCCGCCTTCTCCGAGGCCGGGCTGCTCACGGGCGTGCTCGAGCGCACGGGGGCGGGGGTGCTGCTGGACGTGGCCAACCTGTACGCCAACGCGCTCAACCTGGGCACGGACGCGCGGGCGGTGCTGGCGGCGGTGCCGCGCGAGCGCCTCTGCTACGTGCACGTGGCGGGCGGGGTGCGGCACGGCGGGCTGTACCATGACACCCATGCGCACGCGCTGCCCGAGGGGCCCCTGGCCCTCCTGGAGGAGCTGACGGCGCGGGTGGGCCCGGTGCCGGCGCTGCTGGAGCGGGATGATCGTTTCCCGCCCGTGGAGGAGCTCGCGGGTGAGCTGGAGGCGATGCGGGCGGCGATGGCCCGGGGCGCGGCGCGCCGGGAGGCGGCATGA
- a CDS encoding TetR/AcrR family transcriptional regulator: MGRPRQVLDEEILEAARACFIEHGSSVSTETIASRLGVSGPALLKRFGSKRELLKAAFAVGVAPPWLPLVEEGPDERDISLQLRELALTIDAFFRKMVPAFSVLREAGITPQEFRGNSEDSPAARAQDSMTGWFKRAQERGMLREGDPSLMAGLFMAGVQYRYFLAHVTQQRVPTEEEDPFVERLLNTLWRGIAPPDRASSAG, encoded by the coding sequence ATGGGGCGTCCCCGACAGGTCCTGGACGAGGAGATTCTGGAAGCGGCACGCGCCTGCTTCATCGAGCACGGGTCGTCCGTGAGCACGGAGACAATCGCGTCGCGCCTGGGCGTCTCCGGTCCGGCACTGCTCAAGCGCTTCGGCAGCAAGCGGGAGCTGCTCAAGGCGGCCTTCGCCGTGGGGGTCGCCCCTCCGTGGCTGCCCCTGGTGGAGGAGGGGCCGGACGAGCGGGACATCTCCCTGCAACTGCGCGAGCTGGCCCTCACCATCGATGCCTTCTTCCGCAAGATGGTGCCGGCCTTCTCGGTGCTGCGCGAGGCGGGCATCACGCCCCAGGAATTCCGGGGAAACTCGGAGGACTCTCCGGCGGCGAGGGCCCAGGACTCGATGACGGGCTGGTTCAAGCGGGCCCAGGAGCGGGGCATGCTGCGCGAGGGAGACCCCAGCCTCATGGCCGGCCTCTTCATGGCGGGGGTGCAGTACCGCTACTTCCTCGCCCACGTGACGCAGCAGCGCGTCCCCACGGAGGAGGAGGACCCCTTCGTGGAGCGCCTGCTCAACACCCTCTGGCGGGGCATCGCGCCGCCGGACCGGGCCTCATCCGCCGGGTAG
- a CDS encoding YdcF family protein → MPPLALRQTPGSLRRGLLLGLGALTGGLFGLAFVVDRFGQKERAVAAEVVVVLGARVLPGGEPSAALRARVERAVALYHQGLAPRLLFSGGVGLHPPAEAHVMRELAVELGVPGHACLLEDQSRSTEENARLSARVLETLGLRRVVVVSDPFHLLRARQYFRLHGLEVATSPALVPGRTPRATDRFYWTLREAAALLLHPRVLLARAPARARG, encoded by the coding sequence ATGCCTCCCCTCGCGCTGCGTCAGACGCCGGGTTCGCTCCGGCGCGGGTTGCTGCTGGGCCTGGGCGCCCTGACCGGGGGGTTGTTCGGCCTGGCCTTCGTGGTGGACCGGTTCGGCCAGAAGGAGCGGGCGGTCGCCGCCGAGGTGGTGGTGGTGCTCGGGGCCCGGGTGCTGCCCGGAGGCGAGCCCTCCGCGGCCCTGCGCGCGCGGGTCGAGCGGGCGGTGGCGCTCTACCACCAGGGGCTGGCACCCCGGCTGCTCTTCTCCGGGGGCGTGGGCCTGCACCCGCCCGCCGAGGCCCACGTCATGCGCGAGCTGGCCGTGGAGCTCGGCGTCCCCGGGCACGCCTGTCTGCTGGAGGACCAGAGCCGCTCCACCGAGGAGAACGCGCGGTTGAGCGCGCGGGTGTTGGAGACGCTCGGGCTGCGGCGCGTGGTGGTGGTGTCGGATCCCTTCCACCTGCTCAGGGCCCGCCAGTACTTCCGGCTCCACGGCCTGGAGGTGGCCACGAGCCCCGCGCTCGTGCCCGGACGCACCCCGCGCGCCACGGATCGCTTCTACTGGACACTGCGCGAGGCGGCCGCGCTGCTGCTCCACCCGCGGGTGCTCCTGGCGCGGGCGCCGGCGCGAGCACGGGGGTGA
- a CDS encoding App1 family protein has product MTRKRPNALVRLAFQVEHYSETLSWRLRHKLRLARPPRILPYRGYGTTRASLIKARVLEDRKVRPPWKRYTLVGSAIASWKRYMTLEIPHARVAVRWGDKRWEGTTDEEGFLELWVEPPEGVKAGWHEVELELLSPVSRRGAPRVCAPVLVSGPEAELGVISDIDDTVIVTEVTNVLKRFWTLFLTEHRTRLPFEGVDAFYQALRQGSTGSACNPIFYVSSSPWNLYEHLDEFLGLHHIPAGPLLLRDWGLSRTGFAPGGGHGHKLEKIRGLMDAFAPLPFLLIGDSGQEDAEHYRTIVREYPGRVRCVYIRNVWHRSGRERELAAIAEDIRAAGSQMLTVDDTVTAARHAASQGWIRRQEVAEVQAHRQEDLQARTPLDALDREPT; this is encoded by the coding sequence ATGACCCGCAAACGGCCCAACGCCCTGGTCCGGCTCGCCTTCCAGGTCGAGCACTACTCCGAGACCTTGAGCTGGCGGCTGCGGCACAAGCTCCGGCTGGCCCGTCCTCCGCGAATCCTCCCCTACCGGGGCTATGGGACGACGCGCGCGAGCCTCATCAAGGCGCGCGTGCTGGAGGACCGCAAGGTGCGCCCGCCCTGGAAGCGCTACACGCTCGTGGGCAGCGCCATCGCCTCGTGGAAGCGCTACATGACGCTGGAGATTCCCCACGCTCGGGTGGCGGTGCGCTGGGGAGACAAGCGTTGGGAGGGGACGACGGACGAGGAGGGCTTCCTCGAGCTGTGGGTGGAGCCTCCCGAGGGGGTGAAGGCGGGCTGGCACGAGGTGGAGCTGGAGCTGCTCTCGCCCGTGTCCCGGCGGGGGGCGCCGCGCGTGTGCGCCCCGGTGCTGGTGTCCGGCCCCGAGGCGGAGCTGGGCGTCATCAGCGACATCGACGACACCGTCATCGTCACCGAGGTCACCAACGTCCTCAAGCGCTTCTGGACGCTCTTCCTCACCGAGCACCGCACGCGCCTGCCCTTCGAGGGCGTGGATGCCTTCTACCAGGCGCTGCGCCAGGGCAGCACGGGCTCGGCGTGCAACCCCATCTTCTACGTCTCCTCGAGCCCGTGGAACCTGTACGAGCACCTGGACGAGTTCCTCGGCCTGCACCACATCCCCGCGGGTCCGCTGCTGCTGCGTGACTGGGGCTTGAGCCGCACCGGCTTCGCGCCCGGGGGAGGGCATGGCCACAAGCTGGAGAAGATCCGCGGCCTGATGGACGCGTTCGCCCCGCTGCCCTTCCTGCTCATTGGAGACAGCGGACAGGAGGACGCCGAGCACTACCGCACCATCGTGCGCGAGTACCCCGGCCGCGTGCGCTGCGTGTACATCCGCAATGTGTGGCATCGCTCGGGCCGCGAGCGCGAGCTGGCGGCCATCGCCGAGGACATCCGCGCCGCGGGCAGCCAGATGCTCACCGTGGATGACACCGTCACCGCCGCGCGCCATGCCGCCAGCCAGGGATGGATCCGCCGTCAGGAGGTGGCCGAGGTCCAGGCCCACCGCCAGGAGGATCTCCAGGCGCGCACGCCCCTGGACGCGCTCGATCGCGAGCCCACGTGA
- a CDS encoding DUSAM domain-containing protein, translating into MSAKINWDSIRALARRVIEHGNPLELTEDTRALLRRTAQEVGISQQETEDALRGVNTATTLLKEAMRRINDGSDRITRALRRMSDLRDKGDLDGACQQMRDVLAVEVVPLYRKQADKRLKELTQLSEVAATGRVSADLPDRPQLAVLAHRVQQGHALELTDDLRALLHRTAPTAGISEVETEEALKSTGGAEALMGMILSRFRDGRERITRALFRMTSLRDAGDLEGARQQLRDVLAVEVVPIYREMAEENLAGLDSPPLEP; encoded by the coding sequence ATGTCGGCCAAGATCAATTGGGACTCCATTCGTGCACTAGCCCGGCGAGTGATTGAACACGGCAATCCGCTGGAACTGACGGAAGACACGCGGGCTCTCTTGCGCAGGACCGCTCAAGAGGTGGGCATCAGCCAGCAAGAGACAGAGGATGCCCTCCGAGGCGTGAATACGGCCACCACGCTGCTAAAAGAGGCCATGCGGCGCATCAACGACGGCTCCGACCGGATTACCCGAGCATTGCGCCGGATGTCCGACCTACGGGACAAAGGGGACCTCGACGGTGCTTGCCAGCAAATGCGCGACGTACTCGCCGTGGAGGTTGTTCCCCTCTACCGCAAGCAGGCCGACAAAAGACTCAAGGAGTTGACCCAACTGTCGGAGGTGGCCGCAACCGGACGCGTGAGTGCGGACCTGCCCGACCGGCCACAACTCGCCGTTCTCGCGCACCGCGTTCAGCAAGGGCACGCCCTGGAACTCACCGACGACCTGCGCGCCCTTCTGCACCGAACCGCGCCCACGGCTGGAATCAGCGAGGTCGAGACGGAAGAGGCCCTCAAGAGCACGGGAGGCGCCGAGGCCCTCATGGGGATGATTCTCTCGCGCTTCCGTGACGGCCGGGAGCGGATCACCCGCGCCCTGTTTCGGATGACGAGCCTCCGGGACGCGGGGGACCTTGAAGGCGCACGCCAGCAGCTGCGCGACGTGCTCGCCGTGGAGGTCGTGCCGATATACCGCGAGATGGCCGAGGAGAACCTCGCGGGCCTCGACAGCCCGCCCTTGGAGCCGTAA
- the yjjJ gene encoding type II toxin-antitoxin system HipA family toxin YjjJ: MSSLERMLGVLARLQVAQAKELASELGVSQPTVSRLIQEAGERVCRMGQTRATRYARTRSLPRLGTRQPLHRISEAGTIERFGEVHLLEGGRYWFTPAEGHSWLHIPKGTGHLFERLPPFINGMSLQGYIGEAFSAQHPELELPPETRNWNDDHHLTTLAFHGADCVGNLILGEESLNQWLTHPLEPIDRGAYPELARRSDREHRGAFAGGVQPKFLTFSEGRHVLVKFVSGDKDRVARRWRDMLLCESLTLEVIREAGIEAATARWFDEGGYRFLEVERFDRVGERGRRGVIPLGALDKKYIGDINSRTTSWTSAASKLHEHGFIQAEDARRMRWLDVFGQLTGNDDRHFGNLSFLETSEGRLRLSPAYDMLPMWFMPPTSGAFDGPLKPDPPTAQTLDIWPDAAYHASLFWTRVIEHKAISKGFRTRARECRDALEALRERLPR, translated from the coding sequence ATGAGTTCGCTCGAACGGATGCTGGGAGTGCTGGCCCGTCTGCAGGTGGCGCAGGCGAAGGAGCTGGCGAGCGAACTGGGCGTGTCCCAGCCCACGGTGTCGCGCCTCATCCAGGAAGCGGGCGAGCGGGTGTGCCGGATGGGCCAGACACGAGCCACCCGCTATGCCCGCACGCGCTCACTGCCCCGTCTCGGCACCCGGCAGCCCCTCCACCGGATCAGCGAGGCAGGGACGATTGAGCGGTTCGGGGAAGTGCACCTGCTGGAGGGAGGGCGCTACTGGTTCACGCCAGCGGAAGGACATTCCTGGCTCCACATCCCCAAAGGCACCGGCCACTTGTTCGAGCGCCTCCCTCCCTTCATCAACGGCATGAGTCTCCAGGGGTACATCGGGGAGGCGTTCAGCGCACAGCACCCCGAGCTGGAACTGCCGCCCGAAACTCGGAATTGGAACGACGATCACCACCTCACCACGTTGGCTTTCCATGGGGCGGATTGCGTCGGCAACCTCATCCTGGGTGAGGAGTCGTTGAATCAGTGGCTCACCCATCCACTCGAGCCAATCGATCGCGGCGCGTACCCAGAACTGGCCCGCCGCTCCGACCGGGAGCATCGCGGTGCCTTCGCGGGAGGAGTTCAACCCAAGTTCCTCACGTTCTCGGAAGGACGGCATGTCCTGGTCAAGTTCGTGAGCGGCGATAAGGACAGGGTCGCCCGCCGGTGGAGGGACATGCTACTTTGCGAGAGCCTCACGCTCGAGGTGATACGAGAAGCGGGCATTGAAGCCGCCACGGCACGCTGGTTCGATGAGGGCGGTTACCGCTTCCTGGAGGTCGAGCGCTTCGACCGCGTAGGAGAGAGGGGAAGACGTGGTGTGATCCCGCTCGGGGCCTTGGACAAGAAATACATCGGCGACATCAACTCTAGAACCACTTCTTGGACGAGTGCTGCCTCCAAGCTCCATGAACACGGCTTCATCCAAGCCGAGGATGCGCGGCGCATGCGATGGCTCGATGTTTTCGGACAACTCACCGGCAACGATGATCGCCACTTCGGCAATCTGAGCTTTCTAGAAACAAGCGAGGGTCGGCTCCGGCTTTCACCCGCGTATGACATGCTTCCGATGTGGTTCATGCCCCCGACGTCGGGGGCGTTTGATGGCCCCCTCAAGCCGGATCCTCCCACCGCGCAAACACTCGACATCTGGCCGGATGCGGCGTACCACGCGAGCCTGTTCTGGACCCGGGTCATCGAGCACAAGGCGATCAGCAAAGGATTCCGGACCCGGGCAAGAGAATGCCGGGATGCGCTGGAGGCACTCAGGGAACGACTACCTCGCTGA
- a CDS encoding alpha/beta hydrolase produces MAIAHEEGFFESTQGVRLHGQAWRPPGEPRSVVGIVHGVGEHGGRFTNVVEALVSRGHAVHAVDLRGYGRSSGQRGHVSSWSEYQDDMRAFLKRLSTLEPGRPVFLYGHSMGGLVVLDYVLRHPEGLAGIIISGAALESVGVAKPWLVNSARLFSRLLPRLPLPVPLEAEFLSSDPAWVKRYREDPLVHRKGTARWAVEALDANEWIKAHAGELRVPLLMLHGAEDRINTVEGSRRFFDAVKLTDKKLHLVPGGYHEPHNDPGKEEVFERVEQFLSTHLPR; encoded by the coding sequence ATGGCGATTGCGCATGAGGAAGGGTTCTTCGAGAGCACACAGGGGGTACGGCTGCACGGCCAGGCCTGGCGACCTCCGGGTGAGCCGCGCTCGGTGGTGGGAATCGTCCACGGGGTGGGCGAGCACGGCGGCCGGTTCACGAACGTGGTGGAAGCACTCGTCTCGAGGGGCCACGCGGTCCATGCGGTCGATCTCCGGGGGTATGGCCGCTCGTCGGGGCAGCGCGGCCATGTGAGCTCCTGGTCCGAGTACCAGGACGACATGCGCGCCTTCCTGAAGCGGCTCTCCACGCTCGAGCCCGGCCGGCCCGTCTTCCTGTACGGCCACAGCATGGGCGGGCTGGTGGTGCTGGACTACGTGCTGCGCCACCCCGAGGGGCTCGCGGGCATCATCATCAGCGGCGCGGCGCTGGAGTCGGTGGGGGTGGCGAAGCCGTGGCTGGTGAACTCGGCGCGGCTCTTCTCGCGCCTCCTGCCCCGGCTGCCGCTCCCGGTGCCCCTGGAAGCCGAATTCCTGAGCAGCGATCCCGCCTGGGTGAAGCGCTACCGGGAAGATCCGCTGGTGCACCGCAAGGGCACGGCGCGCTGGGCGGTGGAGGCCCTCGACGCCAACGAGTGGATCAAGGCCCACGCCGGGGAGCTGCGCGTGCCGCTGCTGATGCTCCACGGCGCCGAGGACCGCATCAACACCGTGGAGGGCTCGCGGCGCTTCTTCGACGCGGTGAAGCTGACGGACAAGAAGCTGCACCTGGTGCCGGGCGGCTACCACGAGCCCCACAACGACCCCGGCAAGGAAGAGGTGTTCGAGCGGGTGGAGCAGTTCCTGAGCACCCACCTGCCCCGGTGA
- a CDS encoding methyltransferase domain-containing protein → MNATSTIFSDFHDLDQATASKEAVRFLDALNTSQQVQEMQQLTHLMLGVAPGQRILDAGCGVGDVTRDLATLVGPRGHVVGVDLSEALLAEAHARTRGTGLSVEYRKGDLHSLDFPSESFDRCRSSRVFIYLDDPRKALSELLRLTRPGGAVVIFEPEFDTWALDGPDRGVVRALIHFWTDQLRNPWIGRQLPRMFHSLGVNQVTMRPVVGTWVPRMLETFGMYPVLEKAIAEKVVTREQVDTWLQFLEEGERNDSFYGCMAGMVVRGIKPGP, encoded by the coding sequence GTGAACGCCACTTCAACCATTTTTTCGGATTTCCATGACCTGGATCAGGCCACGGCCTCGAAAGAGGCCGTGCGCTTCCTGGACGCGCTGAACACGTCCCAGCAAGTGCAGGAGATGCAGCAGCTCACGCACCTCATGCTGGGAGTGGCGCCCGGCCAGCGCATCCTGGACGCGGGCTGCGGCGTGGGCGATGTCACCCGGGATCTGGCCACGCTGGTGGGTCCCCGGGGCCACGTGGTGGGCGTGGACCTGAGCGAGGCGCTGTTGGCCGAGGCCCACGCGCGCACGCGGGGCACGGGGCTGTCCGTGGAGTACCGCAAGGGCGACCTGCACAGCCTGGACTTTCCCTCGGAGAGCTTCGATCGCTGCCGCTCCTCGCGCGTCTTCATCTATCTGGATGATCCGCGCAAGGCGCTGAGCGAGCTGCTCCGGCTCACCCGTCCGGGCGGGGCGGTGGTGATCTTCGAACCCGAGTTCGACACCTGGGCCTTGGATGGACCGGATCGGGGGGTGGTACGCGCGCTGATCCACTTCTGGACGGATCAGCTGCGCAACCCGTGGATTGGCCGGCAACTGCCGCGGATGTTCCACTCGCTGGGGGTGAACCAGGTGACGATGCGGCCCGTGGTGGGCACGTGGGTGCCGCGCATGCTGGAGACGTTCGGCATGTACCCGGTGCTGGAGAAGGCCATCGCCGAGAAGGTGGTGACGCGCGAGCAGGTGGACACCTGGCTCCAGTTCCTCGAGGAAGGCGAGAGGAATGACAGCTTCTACGGCTGCATGGCCGGCATGGTGGTGCGCGGCATCAAACCGGGTCCCTGA